A genomic region of Streptomyces sp. NBC_00247 contains the following coding sequences:
- a CDS encoding helix-turn-helix domain-containing protein, with translation MTEATDLAARAGDRDPRVGLRAVAALRRLLEQLEAVQVRSARAKGWSWQEVAAELGVSRQAVHKKYGRN, from the coding sequence ATGACCGAAGCAACGGACCTGGCCGCACGCGCCGGGGATCGCGATCCGCGCGTCGGGCTGCGGGCCGTCGCCGCGCTGCGGCGGCTGCTGGAGCAGCTCGAAGCCGTACAAGTCAGAAGCGCCCGCGCCAAAGGCTGGTCGTGGCAGGAGGTCGCCGCCGAACTCGGCGTCAGCAGGCAAGCCGTGCACAAGAAGTACGGGAGGAACTGA
- a CDS encoding SigE family RNA polymerase sigma factor, which yields MRTDEDAALHAFVESRRTALFRSAYLLCGDRHEAEDLVQTALVKVVVGGRRHGRLDDIEAYARKTLVNTFIASRRRFWRREQPFGELPDRAAGHEDSDTGLQVRAALAGLTAKQRAVLVLRYWEDLSVEATADLLGMRQNTVKSHTARGLAALRAGMTEELV from the coding sequence ATGCGGACCGACGAGGATGCCGCGCTGCACGCCTTCGTGGAGAGCCGGCGCACCGCGCTGTTCCGCAGCGCCTACCTGCTGTGCGGCGACCGCCACGAGGCCGAGGACCTGGTGCAGACGGCGCTCGTGAAGGTGGTGGTCGGCGGCCGGCGGCACGGGCGGCTCGACGACATCGAGGCGTACGCGCGCAAGACGCTGGTCAACACCTTCATCGCGTCCCGACGCAGGTTCTGGCGGCGGGAGCAGCCCTTCGGCGAGCTGCCCGACCGCGCGGCCGGCCACGAGGACAGCGACACCGGCCTCCAGGTGCGGGCGGCGCTCGCCGGGCTCACGGCCAAGCAGCGCGCGGTTCTGGTCCTGCGGTACTGGGAGGACCTGAGCGTCGAGGCCACGGCGGACCTGCTCGGAATGCGGCAGAACACGGTCAAGAGCCACACGGCTCGGGGATTGGCGGCGCTGCGCGCCGGGATGACGGAGGAATTGGTGTGA
- a CDS encoding Clp protease N-terminal domain-containing protein: protein MFERFTKEARAAVAGAVTFSQGAGEGGITEEHLLLSLLDQDSGRAAFALAALGVTDRRASLQAALGEARRLGGLTKADTQALAGLGIDVGEIVARIEEEHGEGALAQDGRVRRSRSGRRPLTAGAKGVLEGSLRIAVGRGDRFIGGEHLLLALVARPGVVADVLAEHGASYATVERALYGAGREGGGGAAGAAAAG, encoded by the coding sequence ATGTTCGAGCGATTCACCAAGGAGGCCCGGGCCGCCGTCGCCGGAGCCGTCACCTTCTCCCAGGGTGCGGGGGAGGGTGGCATCACCGAGGAACACCTGCTGCTCTCTCTCCTGGACCAGGACTCGGGCCGGGCCGCGTTCGCCCTCGCCGCGCTCGGGGTGACCGACCGCCGGGCCTCCCTGCAAGCGGCGCTCGGCGAGGCCCGTCGGCTGGGCGGTCTGACGAAGGCCGACACGCAGGCGCTGGCCGGGCTCGGCATCGACGTCGGCGAGATCGTCGCCCGGATCGAGGAGGAGCACGGCGAGGGTGCGCTGGCGCAGGACGGCCGGGTGCGCCGAAGCCGGTCCGGACGCCGGCCGCTCACCGCCGGCGCCAAGGGCGTCCTGGAGGGTTCCCTGCGCATCGCGGTGGGCCGGGGGGACCGCTTCATCGGCGGGGAGCACCTGCTGCTGGCGCTCGTCGCGCGGCCCGGAGTGGTGGCGGACGTACTCGCGGAGCACGGCGCCTCGTACGCGACCGTGGAGCGCGCGCTGTACGGGGCGGGGCGCGAGGGCGGGGGAGGAGCGGCCGGGGCGGCGGCAGCCGGCTGA
- a CDS encoding zinc-binding dehydrogenase codes for MFAAYAARIDRENPLSGLELGERPAPGSRPGWTTVEVRAASLNHHDLWSLRGVGITEDRLPMILGCDAAGVDEDGNEVVVHSVIGQTGHGVGPKEPRSILTERYQGTFAERVTVPSWNVLPKPKELSFEQAACLPTAWLTAYRMLFTNAGVRPGDRVLVQGAGGGVATAAIVLGRAAGLRVYATSRDEAKRRRAIELGAVDAFEPGARLPERVDAVIETVGAATWSHSVKSLRPGGTLVISGATSGDRPSHAELTRVFFLELKIVGSTMGSKDELEDLLAFCAATGVRPVIDAVLPLDRAREGFERMLTGDQFGKIVLTPA; via the coding sequence ATGTTCGCCGCCTACGCAGCCCGCATCGACCGCGAGAACCCCCTGTCCGGCCTGGAACTGGGCGAACGCCCCGCTCCCGGGTCCCGCCCCGGCTGGACCACCGTCGAGGTCCGCGCCGCCTCGCTCAACCACCACGACCTCTGGTCGCTGCGCGGAGTGGGCATCACGGAGGACCGGTTGCCGATGATCCTCGGTTGCGACGCGGCCGGCGTCGACGAGGACGGCAACGAGGTCGTGGTGCACTCGGTGATCGGCCAGACAGGTCACGGGGTCGGACCGAAGGAGCCGCGTTCCATCTTGACCGAGCGCTACCAGGGCACCTTCGCCGAGCGGGTCACCGTGCCCTCCTGGAACGTACTGCCCAAGCCGAAGGAGTTGAGCTTCGAGCAGGCCGCCTGCCTGCCGACCGCCTGGCTCACCGCGTACCGGATGCTCTTCACCAACGCCGGTGTGCGCCCGGGCGATCGCGTCCTCGTCCAGGGCGCGGGGGGCGGGGTCGCCACCGCCGCCATCGTCCTCGGCCGCGCGGCCGGCCTACGGGTCTACGCGACCAGCCGGGACGAGGCGAAGCGGAGGCGCGCGATCGAACTGGGTGCCGTCGACGCCTTCGAGCCGGGCGCCCGCCTGCCCGAACGCGTGGACGCGGTCATCGAGACGGTCGGCGCCGCGACCTGGTCCCACTCGGTGAAGTCCCTGCGCCCCGGCGGCACTCTCGTCATCTCCGGTGCCACCAGCGGCGATCGACCCTCGCACGCCGAGCTGACCAGGGTCTTCTTCCTCGAACTCAAGATCGTCGGCTCCACGATGGGTTCCAAGGACGAGCTGGAGGACCTGCTCGCCTTCTGCGCGGCGACCGGCGTACGGCCCGTGATCGACGCGGTCCTGCCGCTGGACCGGGCCCGCGAGGGCTTCGAACGCATGCTCACGGGCGACCAGTTCGGCAAGATCGTACTGACCCCCGCCTGA
- a CDS encoding DUF952 domain-containing protein yields MTELLHLTEPGLWAAALHDGAHTWSTRGRTLQQEGYIHLSHPHQLPAVARMLYGSEEVELVVLVIDPARLTAPLRHEAMTEGGEEFPHLYGPLPVDAVVEVRPWPGPATGAGGGTTSR; encoded by the coding sequence ATGACGGAACTCCTCCACCTCACCGAGCCGGGTCTCTGGGCAGCGGCCCTGCACGACGGCGCCCACACCTGGTCCACCCGGGGCCGCACCCTCCAGCAGGAGGGCTACATCCACCTCTCCCACCCCCACCAACTCCCCGCCGTGGCCCGCATGCTGTACGGCTCCGAGGAGGTGGAGCTGGTCGTCCTGGTCATCGACCCGGCCCGCCTCACCGCGCCCCTGCGCCACGAGGCCATGACCGAGGGCGGCGAGGAGTTCCCGCACCTGTACGGGCCGCTGCCGGTGGACGCGGTGGTCGAGGTACGGCCGTGGCCGGGTCCCGCGACCGGGGCCGGTGGGGGCACGACCTCACGCTGA
- a CDS encoding DUF6304 family protein, with the protein MTNESCAGWYRDHLGSDAATVFADGGVIKLRIRGVDFEGKRLDDLRPVVYPLPDGATFALADGALTDCVLEWDQPVVIVTGETERPATMSCLFSLRRSDPDVHLALHLDGALYESARAERDFAAALAAIRGVLPQDTRLRAPAL; encoded by the coding sequence ATGACAAACGAGTCGTGTGCAGGCTGGTACCGGGACCACTTGGGTTCCGACGCGGCCACCGTCTTCGCTGACGGCGGAGTGATCAAGCTGCGCATCCGGGGTGTCGACTTCGAGGGCAAGCGCCTCGACGACCTCCGCCCGGTGGTGTACCCGCTCCCGGACGGCGCCACGTTCGCCCTGGCGGACGGCGCCCTGACCGACTGCGTCCTGGAGTGGGACCAGCCGGTGGTCATCGTCACCGGGGAGACCGAACGGCCCGCGACGATGAGCTGCCTCTTCTCCCTGCGCCGCTCGGACCCGGACGTGCACCTCGCCCTTCACTTGGACGGCGCGCTCTACGAATCGGCGCGCGCCGAACGCGACTTCGCCGCGGCCCTGGCCGCGATACGCGGCGTCCTGCCGCAGGACACCCGGCTGCGGGCTCCGGCTCTCTGA
- the sodX gene encoding nickel-type superoxide dismutase maturation protease, whose protein sequence is MAEPAQGPGDGRAAGVRFQVVEVTGPSMVPTLYHGDRLLVRYGAPVRPGDVVILRHPFQQDLLVVKRATERRPGGWWVLADNTFAGGDSTVYGTVPEDLVLARAHLRFRPLRKDQRSPLGVLGWAASAVRPLSAERSASRRLRAR, encoded by the coding sequence ATGGCGGAGCCGGCGCAGGGGCCCGGGGACGGGCGGGCGGCAGGGGTGCGGTTTCAGGTGGTGGAGGTGACGGGGCCTTCGATGGTGCCGACGCTGTATCACGGTGACCGGCTCCTGGTGCGGTACGGGGCGCCCGTGCGGCCGGGGGACGTGGTGATCCTGCGCCACCCCTTCCAGCAGGACCTGCTGGTGGTGAAGCGGGCCACCGAGCGCCGCCCGGGCGGCTGGTGGGTGCTGGCGGACAACACGTTCGCGGGCGGGGACAGCACGGTGTACGGGACCGTCCCGGAGGATCTCGTGCTGGCCCGGGCGCACCTGCGGTTCCGGCCACTGAGGAAGGATCAGCGCTCGCCGCTGGGGGTGCTCGGCTGGGCGGCCTCGGCGGTGCGGCCGTTGTCGGCGGAGCGGTCTGCCTCCAGGCGCTTGCGGGCCCGGTAG
- a CDS encoding CGNR zinc finger domain-containing protein: MELAYYSDYAVRLVNTEEPVRNKDVLTSVDAVRDLFAGNSQAARRATEADVTRFRSVRGRLRAVFEAADGGDETLAVDLLNSLLLEFPVSPQISGHDTLDGTGKPDWHMHLADHPSNATAGYAAIAAMGLAFHLTTHGVDRLGLCEAPPCRNAYLDTSTNRSRRYCSDRCATRANVAAYRARKRLEADRSADNGRTAEAAQPSTPSGER, from the coding sequence GTGGAACTGGCCTATTACTCGGACTACGCCGTGCGTCTGGTCAACACCGAGGAGCCGGTCCGCAACAAGGACGTGCTCACCTCGGTCGACGCCGTCCGTGACCTCTTCGCGGGCAACTCCCAGGCGGCCCGGCGGGCGACCGAAGCCGACGTGACCCGCTTCCGTTCCGTACGGGGCCGGCTGCGCGCGGTCTTCGAGGCGGCGGACGGAGGCGACGAGACCCTCGCGGTCGACCTGCTGAACTCCCTGCTGCTGGAGTTCCCCGTCAGCCCGCAGATCTCCGGCCACGACACCCTGGACGGCACCGGGAAGCCGGACTGGCACATGCATCTGGCGGACCACCCGTCCAACGCCACGGCCGGGTACGCCGCCATCGCCGCGATGGGGCTCGCCTTCCACCTCACCACCCACGGCGTGGACCGGCTGGGCCTCTGCGAGGCGCCGCCGTGCCGCAACGCCTACCTCGACACCTCCACCAACCGGTCGCGGCGCTACTGCTCCGACCGCTGCGCGACCCGCGCCAACGTCGCCGCCTACCGGGCCCGCAAGCGCCTGGAGGCAGACCGCTCCGCCGACAACGGCCGCACCGCCGAGGCCGCCCAGCCGAGCACCCCCAGCGGCGAGCGCTGA
- the sodN gene encoding superoxide dismutase, Ni, whose amino-acid sequence MLSRLFAPKVKVSAHCDLPCGVYDPAQARIEAESVKAVQEKYQANEDADFRTRSVLIKEQRAELAKHHVSVLWSDYFKAPHFEKYPQLHQLVNDTLKALSAAKASNDPATGQKALDLIAEIDKIFWETKKA is encoded by the coding sequence ATGCTCTCCCGCCTGTTTGCCCCCAAGGTGAAGGTCAGCGCCCACTGCGACCTGCCCTGCGGCGTGTACGACCCGGCCCAGGCCCGCATCGAGGCGGAGTCCGTCAAGGCCGTCCAGGAGAAGTACCAGGCCAACGAGGACGCGGACTTCCGCACCCGCTCGGTCCTGATCAAGGAACAGCGTGCGGAGCTCGCGAAGCACCACGTCTCCGTGCTCTGGAGCGACTACTTCAAGGCCCCGCACTTCGAGAAGTACCCCCAGCTGCACCAGCTGGTCAACGACACCCTGAAGGCGCTCTCCGCCGCCAAGGCGTCGAACGACCCGGCCACGGGCCAGAAGGCCCTGGACCTGATCGCCGAGATCGACAAGATCTTCTGGGAGACCAAGAAGGCTTGA
- a CDS encoding TetR/AcrR family transcriptional regulator has product MEKVAARAGVGKPTVYRRWPSRTALVGDVTRRAYLAAAPEGQIPVPEAGHVAHAVVAWFRTHAHAVTDPDNSALVLALTAAAAENPRDADSLYRDHTRDQHEALAALLRAGVEAGEFRPGTDVDAVVDALIGSTLYLLLTGRSAEAPERADGLVAALLDGIRSSPDEGAWSA; this is encoded by the coding sequence ATGGAGAAGGTCGCCGCGCGGGCGGGGGTCGGCAAGCCGACCGTGTACCGCCGCTGGCCGTCCAGGACGGCACTGGTCGGCGATGTCACCCGGCGCGCGTACCTCGCAGCCGCACCCGAGGGGCAGATTCCGGTACCGGAGGCCGGGCACGTGGCACATGCCGTCGTCGCGTGGTTCCGGACCCACGCCCACGCGGTCACCGATCCGGACAACTCCGCGCTGGTGCTGGCCCTCACGGCGGCCGCAGCGGAGAACCCCAGGGACGCGGACTCGCTCTACCGCGACCACACACGGGATCAGCACGAGGCGCTCGCCGCACTGTTGCGCGCGGGTGTGGAGGCGGGTGAGTTCCGCCCCGGCACCGACGTGGACGCGGTGGTGGACGCCCTCATCGGCTCCACCCTCTATCTGCTGCTCACCGGGCGGTCCGCCGAGGCGCCGGAGCGGGCCGATGGACTGGTCGCCGCGTTGCTGGACGGAATCCGCAGCTCCCCGGACGAGGGTGCCTGGTCAGCGTGA
- a CDS encoding amino acid ABC transporter ATP-binding protein translates to MVKAEGVHKSYGPAHVLKGIDLEVAPGEVFCLIGPSGSGKSTFLRCINHLEKINAGRLSVDGELVGYREHGGKLYELKDREVALRRRDIGMVFQRFNLFPHMTAVENVMEAPVQVLRLPRAEARERAERLLDRVGLADKAGNFPSQLSGGQQQRVAIARALAMEPKLMLFDEPTSALDPELVGDVLDVMRGLAEDGMTMIVVTHEMGFAREVGDALVFMDDGVVVESGHPRDVLTNPRHERTQAFLSKVL, encoded by the coding sequence ATGGTGAAGGCCGAGGGCGTCCACAAGTCCTACGGCCCCGCGCACGTCCTCAAGGGCATCGACCTGGAGGTCGCCCCCGGAGAGGTCTTCTGCCTGATCGGACCCTCCGGTTCCGGCAAGTCGACCTTCCTGCGGTGCATCAACCACCTGGAGAAGATCAACGCCGGACGGCTCTCCGTCGACGGCGAACTCGTCGGCTACCGCGAGCACGGCGGCAAGCTGTACGAGCTCAAGGACCGCGAAGTCGCCCTGCGGCGCCGGGACATCGGCATGGTCTTCCAGCGCTTCAACCTGTTCCCGCACATGACGGCCGTCGAGAACGTCATGGAGGCCCCGGTCCAGGTGCTGCGCCTGCCCCGGGCCGAGGCCCGCGAACGCGCGGAGCGGCTGCTCGACCGGGTGGGCCTGGCGGACAAGGCCGGCAACTTCCCCTCGCAGCTCTCCGGCGGACAGCAGCAGCGCGTGGCCATCGCCCGCGCCCTGGCCATGGAGCCGAAGCTGATGCTCTTCGACGAGCCCACCTCGGCGCTCGACCCGGAGCTGGTCGGTGACGTCCTGGACGTCATGCGGGGACTGGCCGAGGACGGCATGACGATGATCGTCGTCACCCACGAGATGGGCTTCGCCCGCGAGGTCGGGGACGCGCTCGTCTTCATGGACGACGGCGTGGTCGTCGAGTCCGGCCACCCGAGGGACGTGCTGACGAACCCGCGGCACGAGCGGACGCAGGCGTTCCTCTCCAAGGTCCTGTAG
- a CDS encoding NAD-dependent epimerase/dehydratase family protein produces MKILILGGTGFVGRSVTEAALGRGWDVTVFNRGRGRPAPGAAALRGDRTAGKAGLAALESGEWDAVVDTWSGAPSAVRDAARLLADRAGHYTYVSTRSVYAYPTPAGLPEDGPLVSGASPDEEGDVPYPQAKLGGELAALGAFGDRALLARPGLILGPYENIGRLPWWLNRTARGGPVLAPGPRDSPLQYIDARDLAVWVLDAAEQRLNGPYNTVSASGHATMGELLDACVRVTGSDAELRWTDPATILAAGVEPWTELPIWLPEGELHDALHRGDVGKALAAGMRCRPVSETVADTWTWLKSMGGVAPQRPDRPPVGLAPEVEARLLAVG; encoded by the coding sequence ATGAAGATCCTGATTCTGGGCGGCACGGGGTTCGTCGGACGGTCCGTCACCGAGGCGGCGCTCGGGCGCGGCTGGGACGTCACCGTGTTCAACCGGGGCCGCGGGCGGCCCGCCCCCGGCGCGGCGGCGCTGAGGGGCGACCGGACGGCGGGGAAGGCCGGTCTGGCGGCGCTGGAGAGCGGCGAGTGGGACGCGGTGGTCGACACCTGGTCCGGCGCTCCCTCGGCGGTGCGGGACGCGGCCCGGCTGCTCGCGGACCGGGCCGGCCACTACACGTACGTCTCCACCCGCTCGGTGTACGCGTACCCGACACCCGCCGGGCTGCCGGAGGACGGCCCGCTGGTGTCCGGTGCGTCTCCGGACGAGGAGGGGGACGTCCCGTACCCGCAGGCCAAGCTCGGCGGCGAGCTGGCCGCGCTCGGCGCCTTCGGCGACCGCGCCCTGCTGGCACGTCCCGGCCTGATCCTCGGCCCGTACGAGAACATCGGACGGCTCCCGTGGTGGCTGAACCGGACGGCCCGGGGCGGCCCGGTCCTGGCGCCGGGCCCCCGGGACAGCCCGCTCCAGTACATCGACGCCCGCGACCTGGCGGTGTGGGTGCTGGACGCGGCGGAGCAGCGCCTCAACGGCCCGTACAACACCGTCAGCGCGTCCGGTCACGCCACCATGGGTGAGCTGCTGGACGCCTGCGTCCGGGTCACCGGGTCCGACGCCGAGCTTCGTTGGACCGACCCGGCGACCATCCTCGCGGCAGGCGTGGAGCCCTGGACCGAGCTCCCGATCTGGCTGCCCGAGGGAGAGCTGCACGACGCCCTCCACCGCGGCGACGTCGGCAAGGCTCTCGCCGCCGGGATGCGCTGCCGCCCCGTCTCCGAGACCGTCGCCGACACCTGGACCTGGCTGAAGTCGATGGGCGGGGTCGCCCCGCAACGCCCCGACCGGCCTCCCGTCGGCCTCGCCCCGGAGGTGGAAGCCCGCCTGCTGGCAGTCGGCTGA